A stretch of the Jeotgalibacillus haloalkalitolerans genome encodes the following:
- a CDS encoding DUF3278 domain-containing protein, with protein sequence MKTWISILLPDDEYKEKKIMAFLAEGSIILLITLIGMTFLNQFLNIDAETVLLISIGVFVLYVSGRYITSGIEYTDVASDKAYKKERKLILIRTFSFTTIFIVLYIPLVHFPSSRGEWMEILGLLTTAALFMFLSSYISLKRSYRKNKELL encoded by the coding sequence ATGAAAACATGGATTAGTATTTTGCTGCCTGATGATGAGTATAAAGAGAAGAAGATCATGGCTTTTCTCGCTGAAGGTTCAATCATTCTTTTAATCACTTTAATAGGAATGACCTTTTTAAATCAGTTTTTGAATATAGATGCAGAGACGGTGCTGTTGATCTCTATTGGTGTATTTGTGCTATACGTTTCCGGCAGGTATATTACGTCCGGGATCGAATATACAGATGTCGCTTCAGACAAGGCTTATAAAAAAGAACGCAAGCTCATCCTGATCAGAACATTCTCTTTTACTACTATATTTATCGTACTTTATATACCTCTTGTCCATTTTCCAAGCAGTAGAGGAGAATGGATGGAGATTCTTGGATTACTGACAACTGCAGCATTATTTATGTTCTTATCAAGCTACATATCATTAAAGCGATCCTACAGAAAAAATAAAGAGCTACTATAA
- a CDS encoding helix-turn-helix transcriptional regulator, with product MKNNVKITRIQASITQEQLAKRTGVTRQTIGLIEKGEYNPSLQLCVAIAKELNKTLDDLFWEVDSK from the coding sequence GTGAAAAACAATGTAAAAATCACAAGAATACAAGCTTCAATTACACAGGAACAGCTGGCTAAACGGACCGGTGTGACCAGGCAGACAATTGGACTGATTGAAAAAGGGGAGTATAACCCGAGTCTGCAGTTGTGTGTCGCCATTGCAAAAGAATTAAATAAAACGCTGGATGATTTATTTTGGGAGGTGGATAGCAAATGA
- a CDS encoding VOC family protein: MLHHVELYVSDLKKSTEFWGWLLEELGYELYQEWESGRSWKYGETYLVFVQTEDAYLDIPYHRKRTGLNHLAFHADSREQVDELTEKLKDKGVTILYEDKHPFAGGEDYYAVFMEDPDRIKVEIVARK; the protein is encoded by the coding sequence ATGTTGCATCATGTAGAGCTATACGTATCGGACCTGAAAAAATCCACTGAATTCTGGGGCTGGCTGCTTGAGGAGCTTGGCTATGAATTGTATCAGGAGTGGGAGAGCGGGAGAAGCTGGAAGTACGGGGAGACGTATCTGGTGTTTGTGCAGACAGAAGACGCGTATCTGGACATTCCTTATCACCGCAAGCGAACCGGGTTGAATCACCTGGCGTTTCATGCGGATTCCCGTGAGCAGGTGGATGAGCTGACAGAGAAATTAAAGGATAAAGGCGTTACGATTTTGTATGAGGACAAGCATCCTTTTGCAGGCGGGGAAGATTATTATGCGGTATTTATGGAGGATCCGGACCGGATAAAAGTAGAAATTGTAGCAAGAAAATAA
- a CDS encoding M48 family metallopeptidase: MEVAVKIETCSACGEQIEVVPGYVKWCEHCLDQVQERKREEPPKHWMAKIFDWLGRKQGDQLLKGVLSKQTEKPGLTLKSGMAYIVATLIHMTSILLFATGLYCLIALNETVAAIFAGVILLAISWLARPRVQKLERDETVLTADELPELFSLLDEVSSALGSPKIDGVVINGDYNASIAYYGWKKRVILKIGAPLLIVLDHEERTALFGHEIGHLVNGDLNRSGYIGTALFTIYTWVSVLIPERTTVYDTGLLDYMDEVNPVGLGPLNWISQQVQRVIAFFPKMIFLTLLYLLYQNMQRAEYYADQLAASVAGKEAAISMLKKLEYVETFLYSLRKTVIGNGKVHFLTELKEQFAQLPAKEKLRIQKISELEKSRADDTHPPTAYRLQYIESRNERKPLMKTDSPRMKRVELEMAVYSEKAAEEVVEFYRYYKYS, from the coding sequence ATGGAGGTTGCTGTTAAAATCGAAACCTGCTCAGCATGCGGGGAGCAGATAGAAGTGGTGCCTGGCTATGTGAAATGGTGTGAACACTGTCTGGATCAGGTTCAGGAGAGGAAACGGGAGGAACCGCCAAAGCATTGGATGGCAAAGATATTTGACTGGCTCGGGAGAAAGCAGGGAGATCAGCTATTGAAAGGTGTGCTTTCCAAGCAGACGGAAAAGCCTGGGCTTACACTTAAATCAGGCATGGCATATATCGTTGCAACGCTGATACATATGACAAGCATATTGTTGTTTGCCACGGGTTTATACTGCCTGATTGCTTTAAATGAGACTGTAGCTGCGATTTTTGCAGGTGTCATCCTGCTTGCGATCTCCTGGCTGGCACGCCCGAGAGTACAGAAGCTGGAGAGGGATGAAACTGTGCTTACAGCAGACGAGCTGCCTGAGCTTTTTAGTCTGCTTGATGAAGTCAGCAGTGCACTCGGCAGTCCAAAAATTGACGGGGTAGTCATTAACGGTGATTACAATGCGTCAATTGCTTATTACGGCTGGAAAAAACGGGTGATCTTAAAAATTGGAGCTCCGCTATTGATTGTACTCGATCACGAGGAGCGAACAGCCCTCTTTGGTCATGAGATCGGACACCTGGTCAATGGAGACCTGAATAGAAGTGGGTATATTGGAACAGCGCTTTTCACGATTTATACGTGGGTATCTGTATTAATTCCTGAACGGACGACCGTGTATGATACTGGTCTGTTGGATTATATGGATGAAGTAAACCCTGTAGGCCTGGGTCCGCTGAACTGGATCAGCCAGCAGGTACAGCGTGTCATTGCATTTTTCCCGAAAATGATTTTCCTAACGCTGTTGTATCTGCTGTATCAAAATATGCAGCGCGCTGAGTACTATGCGGATCAGCTGGCAGCATCAGTTGCCGGAAAAGAAGCGGCAATCAGTATGCTCAAAAAGCTTGAGTATGTAGAGACGTTCCTTTACAGTCTTAGGAAAACAGTGATTGGAAACGGCAAAGTTCATTTTTTAACAGAGTTGAAGGAGCAATTTGCGCAATTGCCTGCTAAAGAGAAGCTGCGGATTCAAAAGATTTCTGAGCTTGAAAAGTCAAGAGCAGATGACACACACCCGCCAACTGCATACCGCCTGCAATATATAGAATCAAGGAACGAGCGCAAGCCACTGATGAAGACAGATTCACCGCGCATGAAGCGGGTTGAATTGGAGATGGCTGTATATAGTGAGAAAGCGGCGGAAGAGGTGGTGGAGTTTTATCGTTATTATAAGTATTCATGA
- a CDS encoding alpha/beta hydrolase: protein MPLFEINLSSAALGIQTAVNVVLPISVDQKALSENHTYSYDSRKFPVLYLLHGASDDYSCWMRWSSIERYANEKGIAVVMPSADLSAYTDMKHGHDYWTYISEELPAFIEATFPVSTKREDTFAAGLSMGGYGAFKLALRKPEKFAAAASLSGALDMADRVRKDRKYDHAFGDHATLDGTENDLLHLVKTAEGDLPRLFQACGTEDFLYEDNIRFKELAEEHSLDLTYEEEHGDHNWAYWDMKIQRVLEWL, encoded by the coding sequence ATGCCTTTATTTGAAATCAATCTTTCATCAGCAGCCCTCGGCATTCAGACAGCTGTCAATGTCGTGCTGCCAATCAGTGTCGACCAGAAGGCTTTATCAGAAAATCATACATACTCATATGACAGCCGGAAGTTTCCTGTGCTTTACCTTTTACACGGGGCTTCAGATGACTATTCGTGCTGGATGCGCTGGTCTTCCATTGAACGCTATGCAAATGAAAAAGGAATCGCTGTGGTGATGCCGAGTGCGGACCTCAGCGCTTATACAGATATGAAGCATGGACATGACTACTGGACGTATATCAGCGAAGAATTACCTGCTTTTATCGAAGCGACATTTCCCGTTTCCACTAAAAGAGAAGACACTTTTGCTGCAGGTCTTTCAATGGGCGGATATGGTGCATTCAAGCTGGCCCTGCGTAAGCCTGAAAAGTTTGCTGCAGCGGCTTCCCTGTCAGGTGCGCTTGATATGGCGGACCGGGTGCGCAAAGATCGGAAGTATGACCATGCGTTTGGCGATCACGCAACGCTAGATGGGACTGAAAATGACTTATTGCATTTAGTGAAAACAGCTGAAGGTGACCTGCCAAGGCTGTTTCAGGCGTGTGGGACTGAAGATTTCCTTTATGAGGATAATATCCGTTTTAAGGAGCTGGCTGAGGAACACAGCCTGGATCTGACGTATGAAGAGGAACACGGTGATCATAACTGGGCTTATTGGGATATGAAGATTCAGCGGGTGCTTGAGTGGCTGTGA
- a CDS encoding nucleotide pyrophosphohydrolase — MNQIDEIIQSINEFREERNWGKAHNPKDLAISLSIEASELLEDFQWKSSEQAIEQNIENIKDEIADVLIYALTLSSVLELDVEEIIREKIKKNGIKYPVKK, encoded by the coding sequence TTGAATCAAATTGATGAAATCATCCAATCTATTAATGAATTTCGTGAAGAAAGAAACTGGGGGAAGGCACATAATCCGAAAGATTTAGCGATTTCACTGTCAATCGAGGCTTCAGAGCTGTTAGAGGACTTTCAGTGGAAAAGCAGCGAACAGGCCATTGAACAAAACATTGAGAACATTAAGGACGAAATTGCAGATGTACTGATCTATGCTCTTACCCTCAGCAGCGTACTTGAGCTGGACGTTGAAGAGATTATCAGAGAAAAGATTAAAAAGAATGGAATCAAATATCCGGTTAAAAAGTAG
- a CDS encoding HAD family hydrolase, which yields MKAKAIALDMDGTLLNEENKVADNVVSLLQHLQQKENIRVFIASGRTRQEIEDVLPDELKPDGIVSANGMGSYIGDETLEEYTINPALVQNTIEEAREKGIYYEAHPLHGERFALKEDRTFFRELLAQPRPDSLMENELHSRREAVDHLIQWTSEPRYQGNVKIYFFSMSVEEIEAWKETLQQKASDDQFSTSSSSMHNVEIMAHGISKATGVSRLLKKYDLAPSQLMAVGDGENDLPMLDLAGHAVAMQNAEHLVKSAVDEVTAYSYKENGLFLFLKDYFEME from the coding sequence ATGAAAGCAAAAGCAATTGCACTTGATATGGATGGTACATTGTTAAATGAAGAAAATAAGGTCGCGGACAATGTAGTCTCCCTCCTGCAGCATCTCCAGCAAAAAGAAAATATACGCGTATTTATTGCCTCGGGCAGAACCAGACAGGAAATTGAAGATGTGCTGCCGGATGAATTAAAACCCGATGGCATTGTTTCAGCAAACGGTATGGGCAGCTATATAGGAGATGAAACATTAGAAGAGTATACGATTAATCCCGCACTCGTGCAAAATACAATTGAGGAAGCACGTGAAAAAGGCATCTATTATGAAGCACACCCTCTTCACGGCGAGCGCTTTGCCCTAAAAGAAGACCGGACATTTTTCAGAGAATTATTAGCGCAGCCGAGACCTGATAGTCTGATGGAAAATGAGCTTCACTCAAGAAGGGAAGCCGTTGACCACCTGATCCAGTGGACTTCAGAACCCCGTTACCAGGGCAACGTAAAGATCTATTTCTTCAGCATGAGTGTGGAGGAAATTGAAGCCTGGAAAGAAACATTGCAGCAAAAAGCATCAGACGATCAGTTTTCAACCTCTTCATCCTCCATGCATAACGTCGAAATCATGGCACACGGGATTTCAAAAGCAACGGGTGTGAGCAGGCTATTGAAAAAGTATGATCTGGCACCTTCCCAGCTCATGGCGGTTGGCGATGGAGAGAATGATTTGCCAATGCTTGACCTTGCAGGACATGCAGTGGCAATGCAAAATGCTGAGCACCTGGTAAAGAGCGCAGTGGATGAAGTAACAGCTTACAGTTATAAAGAAAACGGGCTGTTTCTGTTTTTGAAGGACTATTTTGAAATGGAATAA